Proteins encoded within one genomic window of [Enterobacter] lignolyticus SCF1:
- a CDS encoding cobalt-factor II C(20)-methyltransferase: MSGKLYALSTGPGAADLITVRASRILGSLDILYAPAGRKGGDSLALSIVREYVGEQTEIRCCHFPMSADSAEKEAVWDDVAAALIGEVKGGKRVGFITLGDAMLFSTWVFLLQRIGCPDWLEIVPGVTSFAAIAARSKTPLAMEQQSLAVISCTAPEAEIAQALKQHDSLVLMKVYGRFARIKALLGQAGLLGCALMMSEATLPGEQCWRHLNEVEDDQPLPYFSTILVNKQWEYAE, translated from the coding sequence ATGAGCGGTAAACTGTATGCCCTGAGCACCGGGCCGGGCGCAGCCGACCTGATTACCGTTCGCGCCTCACGGATCCTCGGATCGCTGGATATCCTCTACGCTCCGGCGGGGCGCAAAGGCGGCGACAGCCTGGCGCTCTCAATCGTCCGGGAGTACGTCGGCGAGCAGACCGAAATCCGCTGCTGCCATTTTCCCATGAGCGCCGACAGCGCTGAAAAAGAGGCGGTATGGGACGACGTGGCCGCCGCGTTGATCGGTGAGGTAAAGGGCGGCAAACGGGTCGGCTTCATCACCCTGGGCGACGCCATGCTGTTCAGCACCTGGGTGTTCTTACTTCAGCGCATCGGTTGTCCGGACTGGCTGGAGATTGTTCCCGGCGTGACCTCGTTCGCCGCCATTGCCGCCCGTTCAAAAACGCCGCTGGCGATGGAGCAGCAGTCGCTGGCGGTGATCTCCTGTACCGCGCCGGAAGCGGAAATTGCGCAGGCGTTAAAGCAGCACGACAGCCTGGTGCTGATGAAGGTTTATGGCCGGTTTGCGCGTATTAAAGCGCTGCTGGGGCAGGCGGGACTGCTGGGCTGCGCGCTGATGATGTCCGAGGCCACGCTCCCCGGCGAGCAGTGCTGGCGGCATCTGAACGAGGTCGAGGACGACCAGCCGTTACCGTATTTTTCGACCATTCTGGTCAACAAACAGTGGGAGTATGCAGAATGA
- the cbiK gene encoding sirohydrochlorin cobaltochelatase: MKKALLVVSFGTSYHDTCEKNIVACERALAASCPDRHLFRAFTSGMIIRKLKQRDGIDIDTPLQALQKLADQGYQDVAIQSLHIINGDEYEKIVREVQSMRPLFTRLTLGVPLLSSHDDYAQLMRALQQQMPTLGATEKVVFMGHGASHHAFAAYACLDHMMMAQGFPARVGAVESYPEVDILIDSLRKEGVTAVHLMPLMLVAGDHAINDMASDEEDSWKTLFNAAGIPATPWLSGLGENPAVREMFVAHLQQALGVAMEEAA, encoded by the coding sequence ATGAAAAAGGCGCTTCTGGTGGTCAGCTTTGGCACCAGCTATCACGATACCTGCGAGAAGAACATTGTGGCCTGCGAACGTGCGCTGGCGGCAAGCTGCCCTGACCGCCACCTGTTTCGGGCGTTCACCTCCGGGATGATCATTCGCAAGCTCAAACAGCGCGACGGTATTGATATTGATACGCCGCTGCAGGCGCTGCAAAAGCTCGCGGACCAGGGATATCAGGATGTGGCGATTCAGTCCCTGCACATCATCAACGGCGATGAATATGAAAAAATCGTCCGCGAAGTACAGAGTATGCGTCCGCTGTTTACCCGCCTGACGCTGGGCGTACCGCTGCTGAGCAGCCACGACGATTACGCGCAGCTGATGCGCGCATTGCAACAGCAGATGCCGACGCTCGGGGCGACGGAAAAAGTGGTGTTTATGGGCCACGGCGCCAGCCACCACGCCTTTGCGGCCTATGCCTGCCTTGACCACATGATGATGGCGCAGGGTTTCCCGGCTCGCGTTGGCGCGGTGGAGAGCTACCCGGAAGTCGATATCCTGATTGACAGTCTTCGCAAAGAGGGCGTCACCGCCGTGCATCTGATGCCGCTGATGCTGGTGGCGGGCGATCACGCCATCAACGACATGGCGTCTGATGAAGAGGACTCCTGGAAGACGCTGTTTAACGCGGCCGGGATCCCGGCGACGCCGTGGCTGAGCGGACTGGGGGAAAACCCGGCGGTGCGGGAGATGTTTGTCGCCCATTTACAGCAGGCGCTGGGCGTGGCGATGGAGGAAGCGGCATGA
- a CDS encoding cobalt-precorrin-6A reductase, producing MNDGDVLVIGGTSDARALCQQLDAAGVAYTLSVATPTGERLAGDIKGQVRCGRMEQQQMVAWLTENATRWVIDASHPYAEVVSRNIMLACKAAGVALSRYQRPEQLSGLTHPLLYSVPGIEQACDIARRFGERVLLTTGSKDLARWRAGLPEKTLLARVLPVPDVIEQCAGLGFGVAEIFAMCGPFSAEFNAAFYRQCRADVVITKASGAEGGYQEKVQPCLDAGIPCIVISRPAPLVTGDELLESQAAFKQRLSRWLAAA from the coding sequence GTGAATGATGGCGATGTGCTGGTCATCGGCGGCACCAGCGATGCCCGCGCGCTGTGCCAGCAGCTGGATGCGGCCGGAGTGGCCTACACCCTGTCGGTGGCGACGCCGACCGGGGAGCGCCTGGCGGGCGACATTAAGGGCCAGGTCCGCTGTGGCCGCATGGAGCAGCAGCAGATGGTTGCCTGGCTTACGGAGAATGCGACCCGCTGGGTGATTGACGCGTCGCATCCGTATGCCGAAGTGGTAAGCCGCAACATCATGCTGGCCTGTAAGGCTGCGGGCGTTGCGCTCAGCCGCTATCAGCGCCCCGAGCAGCTCAGCGGCCTGACCCATCCGCTGCTCTACAGCGTGCCGGGAATCGAACAGGCCTGCGATATCGCGCGGCGGTTTGGCGAGCGCGTGCTGCTGACAACCGGCAGTAAGGATCTGGCGCGCTGGCGCGCGGGGCTGCCGGAGAAAACGCTGCTGGCCCGGGTGCTGCCGGTGCCCGATGTGATTGAACAGTGCGCCGGTCTCGGCTTTGGCGTCGCAGAGATCTTCGCGATGTGCGGGCCCTTCAGCGCTGAATTTAACGCCGCGTTTTATCGCCAGTGTCGGGCTGACGTCGTGATTACCAAAGCCTCCGGCGCAGAAGGCGGCTATCAGGAAAAGGTTCAACCCTGTCTGGATGCAGGTATTCCCTGCATCGTGATTTCACGCCCGGCGCCGCTGGTGACGGGAGACGAGTTACTGGAAAGTCAGGCCGCATTTAAACAGCGTTTGTCGCGCTGGCTGGCCGCTGCTTAA
- a CDS encoding cobalt-precorrin-4 methyltransferase, with amino-acid sequence MSETFDPRCVWFVGAGPGDRELITLKGYRLLQQAQVVIYAGSLINTELLAYCPSGAQCHDSAELHLEQILDLMEAGVKAGKTVVRLQTGDVSLYGSVREQGEELTKRGIAWQVVPGVSAFLGAAAELGVEYTVPEVSQSLIITRLEGRTPVPEREQLESFASHQTSMAIYLSVQRIHRVAERLVEGGYPATTPVAVIYKATWPESQTVRGTLADIADKVRDAGIRKTALILVGNFLGDEYHYSKLYAADFSHEYRKA; translated from the coding sequence ATGTCTGAGACGTTTGATCCCCGCTGTGTGTGGTTTGTCGGCGCAGGTCCTGGCGACCGCGAACTGATCACCCTTAAGGGTTACCGGCTGCTGCAACAGGCGCAGGTGGTGATTTATGCCGGATCGCTTATCAATACCGAACTGCTGGCGTATTGCCCGAGCGGGGCGCAGTGCCACGACAGCGCGGAGCTGCATCTGGAGCAGATCCTCGATTTGATGGAGGCCGGGGTGAAGGCCGGGAAGACCGTAGTACGTCTGCAGACCGGCGATGTTTCGCTTTACGGTTCTGTACGCGAGCAGGGCGAAGAGCTGACCAAACGCGGCATCGCCTGGCAGGTGGTGCCGGGCGTCAGCGCTTTCCTCGGCGCCGCGGCGGAGCTTGGGGTTGAGTACACCGTTCCGGAAGTCTCGCAGAGCCTGATTATCACCCGCCTTGAAGGCCGTACGCCGGTGCCGGAGCGCGAGCAGCTGGAGTCGTTTGCCAGCCATCAGACCTCGATGGCGATTTATCTCTCTGTTCAGCGCATTCACCGGGTGGCGGAACGCCTGGTTGAAGGCGGCTATCCGGCGACCACGCCCGTCGCCGTTATCTATAAGGCAACCTGGCCGGAAAGCCAGACGGTGCGCGGCACGCTGGCGGATATCGCCGACAAAGTGCGCGACGCGGGGATCCGTAAAACGGCGCTCATTCTGGTCGGGAATTTCCTGGGGGATGAGTATCACTACTCAAAACTCTATGCCGCGGATTTTAGCCATGAATACCGTAAAGCCTGA
- the cbiG gene encoding cobalt-precorrin 5A hydrolase translates to MNTVKPESIALFCLTPGGVALAKRLAAMLPLTCFTSEKLLEEGFTPFDGGFARTVREAFANYSALIFIGAAGIAVRVLAPLIGDKFSDPAVVVIDERGQHVISLLSGHAGGANALTRYLAGMIGADPVITTATDVNEMAALDTLAFQLNARMTDFRTAVKIVNQMLVSRQRVGLWWDEALTEDVSRCDRRGFITVTSLQQLPELDALVCITLRNELPELPLPHWKLVPQRVVAGIGCRRDTPFPLLAALLARQLEAQRFDPLALKAIGSVSLKKNETGLIQLASSWRVPFETFTADALREHEHRFPTSSFVRQTVGVGSVSGPAAWLLSHGQLLGETLREQGVTITLGVSH, encoded by the coding sequence ATGAATACCGTAAAGCCTGAATCTATTGCGCTGTTTTGCCTGACGCCGGGCGGCGTGGCGTTGGCGAAACGCCTGGCGGCGATGCTGCCGTTGACCTGTTTTACCAGTGAAAAGCTGCTGGAAGAGGGGTTTACGCCGTTTGACGGCGGGTTTGCCCGGACGGTTCGCGAGGCATTCGCTAACTATTCTGCGCTGATCTTTATCGGCGCCGCCGGCATTGCGGTACGCGTACTGGCGCCGTTGATCGGCGACAAGTTCAGCGATCCGGCGGTCGTGGTGATCGATGAGCGCGGGCAGCACGTTATCAGCCTGCTCTCTGGTCATGCGGGAGGCGCAAATGCGTTAACCCGCTATCTGGCAGGGATGATAGGGGCTGACCCGGTGATTACCACCGCCACTGACGTTAATGAGATGGCGGCGCTGGATACCCTCGCGTTCCAGCTAAACGCCCGGATGACCGACTTCCGGACGGCGGTAAAAATCGTCAACCAGATGCTGGTCAGCCGTCAGCGGGTCGGTCTGTGGTGGGATGAGGCGTTGACAGAAGACGTCAGCCGTTGCGATCGCCGGGGATTTATCACCGTGACCAGCCTGCAGCAGCTTCCCGAACTGGATGCGCTGGTGTGCATCACGCTGCGAAACGAGCTGCCGGAACTTCCGCTGCCGCACTGGAAGCTGGTGCCCCAGCGCGTGGTGGCGGGTATTGGCTGTCGTCGCGACACGCCGTTCCCGCTGCTGGCCGCGCTGCTGGCGCGCCAGCTTGAGGCCCAGCGGTTCGATCCTCTGGCGCTGAAAGCGATCGGCAGCGTCTCGCTGAAGAAAAACGAAACGGGACTGATTCAGCTTGCCTCCAGCTGGCGCGTGCCGTTTGAAACCTTTACCGCTGACGCGCTGCGTGAGCATGAACACCGCTTCCCGACGTCATCGTTTGTGCGCCAGACGGTTGGGGTGGGGAGTGTCTCTGGTCCGGCAGCCTGGCTGCTGAGTCATGGGCAACTATTAGGCGAAACCCTGCGTGAACAGGGCGTCACTATTACTTTGGGAGTTTCACACTGA
- a CDS encoding precorrin-3B C(17)-methyltransferase, which yields MLTVIGIGPGSQAMMTMEAVEALQAAEIIVGYKTYTHLVKAFTGDKQVIKTGMCKEIERCQAAIELAQAGHNVALISSGDAGIYGMAGLVLELVSKQKLDVEVRLIPGMTASIAAASLLGAPLMHDFCHISLSDLLTPWPVIEKRIIAAGEADFVICFYNPRSRGREGHLARAFELLCASKSAQTPVGVVKSAGRKKQEKWLTTLGDMDFEPVDMTSLVIVGNKATYVQDGLMITPRGYVL from the coding sequence ATGTTAACCGTAATTGGGATCGGCCCTGGCTCGCAGGCCATGATGACCATGGAAGCCGTAGAGGCGCTGCAGGCGGCAGAAATCATCGTTGGCTACAAAACCTATACCCATCTGGTGAAGGCCTTTACCGGCGACAAGCAGGTGATCAAAACCGGCATGTGCAAAGAGATTGAACGCTGTCAGGCGGCGATTGAGCTGGCGCAGGCCGGACATAACGTGGCGCTTATCAGCAGCGGCGACGCCGGAATTTATGGCATGGCCGGGCTGGTGCTGGAACTGGTCAGCAAACAGAAGCTGGATGTTGAGGTTCGCCTGATTCCCGGGATGACCGCCAGTATCGCCGCCGCGTCCCTGCTCGGCGCGCCGCTGATGCATGACTTTTGCCACATCAGCTTAAGCGATCTGCTGACCCCGTGGCCGGTCATTGAAAAACGCATTATCGCCGCCGGGGAAGCGGACTTTGTTATCTGTTTCTATAACCCGCGCAGCCGGGGTCGCGAAGGTCATCTGGCGCGCGCATTTGAGCTGCTCTGCGCCAGTAAAAGCGCGCAGACGCCGGTGGGGGTGGTGAAGTCCGCCGGGCGGAAAAAGCAGGAGAAATGGCTGACCACGCTGGGCGATATGGATTTTGAACCGGTGGATATGACCAGCCTGGTCATCGTGGGGAATAAAGCCACCTATGTGCAGGACGGACTGATGATTACACCACGAGGTTACGTGCTGTGA
- the cbiM gene encoding cobalt ECF transporter S component CbiM, whose translation MKLEQQLKQLSFSGLAAALLLMVVPEQAFAMHIMEGFLPPMWALAWWLLFLPCLWYGLVRLRRIVQEDSHQKVLLALCGAFIFVLSALKIPSVTGSCSHPTGVGLAVILFGPGVVAILGAIVLLFQALLLAHGGLTTLGANGMSMAVIGPVVGYMVWKMACRAGIRRDVGVFLCAMLADLVTYFVTSVQLGVAFPDPTAGATGSIVKFMGIFCLTQIPIAIAEGLLTVMIYDQLTKRQLITAQGH comes from the coding sequence ATGAAGCTCGAACAACAGCTTAAACAGCTGTCATTCAGCGGCCTGGCTGCGGCGCTATTGCTGATGGTGGTGCCGGAACAGGCGTTTGCGATGCACATCATGGAGGGTTTTTTACCGCCGATGTGGGCGCTGGCGTGGTGGCTGCTCTTTTTACCGTGTCTGTGGTACGGACTGGTGCGCCTGCGCCGTATTGTGCAGGAGGACAGCCATCAGAAGGTCCTGCTGGCGCTGTGCGGGGCGTTTATTTTTGTGCTGTCGGCGCTGAAGATCCCGTCGGTAACCGGCAGCTGCTCGCATCCCACCGGGGTGGGGCTGGCCGTTATCCTGTTCGGGCCGGGCGTTGTCGCCATTCTTGGCGCCATTGTGCTGCTGTTTCAGGCGCTGCTGCTGGCGCACGGCGGTTTAACCACGCTGGGCGCTAACGGCATGTCGATGGCGGTGATTGGCCCGGTGGTGGGGTATATGGTGTGGAAAATGGCCTGCCGCGCCGGGATCCGTCGCGATGTCGGGGTATTTTTGTGCGCCATGCTGGCGGATCTGGTGACCTACTTTGTGACCTCGGTACAGCTGGGCGTGGCCTTTCCGGACCCGACGGCGGGCGCGACGGGCTCTATCGTGAAGTTTATGGGCATTTTCTGCCTGACGCAGATCCCAATCGCTATCGCCGAGGGGCTGCTGACGGTGATGATTTACGACCAGTTGACCA